The following proteins are co-located in the Ursus arctos isolate Adak ecotype North America unplaced genomic scaffold, UrsArc2.0 scaffold_13, whole genome shotgun sequence genome:
- the NDUFAF4 gene encoding NADH dehydrogenase [ubiquinone] 1 alpha subcomplex assembly factor 4, producing the protein MLDASQRSQAPVFSTCSVKQRTSCCEEMGASVSRAIRSVNLESRAEREISKMKPSPAPRHPSTKSLLQEQMSRYPEIKGEIARKDDKLLSLLKDVYVDSKDPVSSVQVKDAGTRQEPKEFRLAKGRDFNMMNIKNIPKGKISIVEALTLLNNHKLYPETWTAEKIAEEYYLEQKDVKSLLKYFVTFEVKVIPPEDKKAIPSK; encoded by the exons ATGCTCGATGCGTCCCAGAGGTCGCAGGCGCCGGTGTTTTCCACGTGCAGCGTGAAGCAGAGGACATCATGTTGTGAGGAGATGGGGGCCTCGGTGTCTCGCGCAATCAGGAGTGTCAACCTAGAGAGCCGGGCAGAACGGGAAATCAGCAAGATGAAGCCCTCTCCcgctcccaggcacccctccaccaAGAGCCTCCTGCAAGAGCAGATGAGCC GCTATCCAGAAATTAAGGGAGAAATTGCTAGAAAAGATGACAAACTGCTGTCGTTACTAAAAGATGTGTACGTTGATTCCAAAGATCCTGTGTCTTCTGTGCAG GTGAAAGATGCTGGAACACGTCAAGAGCCAAAGGAGTTCAGATTGGCAAAAGGCCGTGACTTTAACATGATGAATATCAAGAACATTCCCAAAGGCAAAATTTCCATTGTAGAGGCGTTGACACTTCTCAATAACCATAAACTTTATCCAGAAACGTGGACTGCGGAGAAAATAGCAGAAGAATACTATCTAGAACAGAAAGACGTAAAATCCCTTCTCaaatattttgttacttttgAGGTCAAAGTCATCCCTCCTGAAGACAAGAAAGCTATACCGTCAAAATGA